Within Pseudomonas paeninsulae, the genomic segment AGCCCTTGTGCCTCGGCCTCGTTTTCCGCTGCCACGGCCGCCTGGCTGGCCAGTGCATGGGCGTCCGCGGCGCGGCCCAGGCCTTCCAGTACGCGGATGCGGCGCAGGCGGGCGCCGGTAAACGGGCAGTCGACATAGCAGGCCAGGGCGTTTTCCAGCTCCCCGGCGCGTTCGAGATGTTGGCCCAGGCGAAACCGCAGCTTGGCCCGGCGCATGGCGAGAAAGGGCGTGGCGCAGTCCAGCGCGGCGATCTGTTGCAGCACTTCGGCGACCGGCTCGCCGGCCTCGCCACGCTCGTGGCAGCGTTGCAGCGCCAGGTAGCAGTCCACCTCTGCGCGCTGGGTGAATACCCGCGAGTCGGCGCTCAGCGCGACCGGTTCGTAGCGGAAGATGCCCAGATCGGCGAGGACGAACGCTGACCAGTCCTGCTGCAGGTTGCCGAAAAACAGCAGGCGCAGGCGTTCGCAGAGCGGATTGATGGCCAGGCTGTAAACCTGCTCGTCCAGCCGTGGGCACCAGTCGGCAAAGCTGCGCGACCGGCTGTGCTCGGCGGTCAGTTGAGCGAGCAGCTGAGGCTTCTTCAAGGCTTTGTGCGCCCGGGCGGCGAAGGCTTCGAGCAGTTCTTCCTTGCGCAGCAGCTCGAACAACTCCGCCAGCGCCAGCTCGGCGTCATGCCGAATCCACCCGGCGTCGAGCAGTGCCTGGGCGGCGTGCCGCGGGCAGCCAATCTCGGCGTAGGCCAGCTTGCTGGCGCGAAAATGCGGGCCCTTGCGCATGATCATGCGCACCAGCAGCGCCTGGCTGGGCAGCGCCAGCTCGCCGAAGCGGCGCAGGAATGCCTGCTCCTCGGCCAGCAACAGGTCGTGGTGACGCTCGCGCAGCCAGGCCAGGGCTTTATGGAAGTTGCACAGGTAATACAGGCTGGGGTCGAGCTGAGGCTGCATGGGAAAACCGAATACTGTTTGCATATACAGATATCAGTGCGCCGCTCGCTTTGCAACGAGCAGGAGATGGGAGGCTGAGTCCGGCGCTGAGTTGTGGCGAGTTCAGAAGAGTTGTGAGCAGCGCGGCGCACGTGGCCAGCCGGTGGCACAGGGCGCTATCGTAGGATGCGGTTGAGCGCAGCGATACCCATCACCGCGAAGATCAACCCGCAGTTGGGCAGGCTTGCAGTTGCTGCTGCCAACCATTACCGACCCGGGTCGTGATTGATGGATTAGCGAGGGGTATAGCTGCGCTCAAACCTACGCGGCCCGCCGCATCCTACAAAAGCCGTCACCCCCGGGATTGCCTTCCGGCCTCTACCAAGACCGCACTCGGCACAGCGAAGGCGCGAACCGCCGGCAGGATCCGCCTCCGACTGCTTTACTTGAGCGCGGCAGCCGCACCGTCAATACTGAGCCGGCTTCGATCATCCACCCCGTAAGGATTCCCATGCGATTGATTTGTGCAGTACTGCCCCTGCTGGCGTTGGCCGGTTGTTCGTCCTTTCAGGCCGCTCCCGACAAGGTGACCGCGGTGCCCAGCGAGCGCTTGCTGGCCTACCAACAACCGGTCGAGGGCAGCGGGCTGATCGTGGTCAACCGCGACCTGGGCATGCTCGGCGGCGGCTGCTACGTGGCGGTGCTGGTCGATCGCCAGGTGGCGGCGCGCATCGGCATAGGTGAACAGGCGCGCTTCCATGTGCCGCCGGGTAACCGGGTGGTCGGCATTGGCATCGATGAGGCTGACGACACCCTCTGCGGCAAGGGCCGGCTGCGCCGCGAACTGGCGGTGCGGGTAGCCGAGGGTGAGAGCCAGCACCTGCGCATCATCAGTGAAGCCAAGAGCGGATTCGATATCCGTCCTGCCACGCCCTGATTGCTCGCAAGCCTGAAAGGCTGTGAAAAAATGCTTACCTACTGCGACCGCCTCCAGACGCCCGCTACCGGCGCTCGATATTTTCACAGCCTCTGAGCCTTGGCCGCTGGGGATTTCCCACCAGCCTGCAGGGCTGATCTACTACACCTCCCCGTTACTGGGAGCGGCGGCTAGCGAGCGCGCCGTTGAGAATCTGCTTGTCGAGGAAAATACCCGTGGCCGGAACCAGCCTGTTAGCTCTGCTTGACGATATTGCCAGCATGCTCGACGACGTGGCGTCGATGACCAAGATCGCCGCGAAGAAGAGCGCGGGTATGCTCGGTGACGACCTGGCCCTGAATGCCCAGCAGGTCTCGGGGGTCAAGGCCGAGCGCGAGCTGCCGGTGGTCTGGGCGGTGGCCAAGGGGTCGCTGCTGAACAAACTGATTCTGGTACCTGCGGCGCTGGTTATCAGTCTGCTGGCGCCCTGGGTGGTTACCCCACTGCTGATGCTTGGCGGCGCTTTTCTCTGCTATGAAGGTTTCGAGACGCTGGCCCACAAGCTGCGGCCCAGCAAGGATAAGGAGCAGGCACACAAAGCCGAGCTGACGGCCGCATTGACCAACCCCGCCATCGATCTGGTCGCTTTTGAGCGCGACAAGATCAAGGGGGCGGTGCGTACCGACTTCATTCTCTCGGCGGAAATCATCGTTATCACCCTCGGCACCGTGACCGGCCAGCCTCTGGCCACTCAGCTCGGCGTGCTCGCCGGCATCGCCTTGCTCATGACTGTCTGCGTCTATGGGCTGGTGGCCGGCATCGTTAAGCTGGACGACGGCGGCCTGTACCTTTCCCAGCGTAGTGGCAGCGGCCTGATCGGGCGCCTGCAGCGCAGTATCGGTGGCGGCATTCTCAGCGCCGCGCCCTACCTGATGAAGAGCCTGGCGGTGATTGGTACGGTGGCGATGTTCATGGTCGGCGGCGGCATCCTCAGCCACGGCATTCCAGGGGCCCATGCACTGATCGAAGGCTTCGCCCACGGCCTGCAAGCCGTGCCGACACTCGGCGGCGCACTGGCGACGATTACCCCAACGCTGCTGGACATGCTGCTGGGTGTGCTGGCCGGCGCGCTGGTGCTGGTCGGGGTGACGGCCCTGGGCCGCCTGTACCGGGTGTTCAAGCCGGCATAGGCGGCCAAGACTCAGGGCGGTCTCGAGCAAGGGCCGGCTAATGAGGGCTATGTGACCTGAGCAAGCGCCCGCGGGTAACGCGCCAGCAACGTGGCTTATGCATAACGTTTGAGCTAACCGGCGAGCAAAAGCGTAGCTTTGCGAGTCCAGCCGACGAAGTGAGTAAAGTTGAGCATTGTTAGGTGCTGATTAAAAATGTTCACGCCTTATATGCTATTGCAATACCGAAGCCTATGCAGGCTGCTGCAATTACTAGTGAAATATCTTCGGATACAGGCATTTTTGAGTGGCGATTAATTTGTAATTCTAGAGCTGCGGGGCCGAAAAATGTGCTTTTTATTAGCAATGCAAAGCCACAGGCAAAAATTAATCCACCAACTATTACTAAACCTGAGTCCTTTCTGCGGGCCATTTTTAAGTAGGCTCTAACGTTTGGTTAAGGGGCGGACTTTAGCCCGTCCCAGTGAGCGAAGCGAACGATTTGAACCACTAGTTAGGCTCGCCGCAGAATTCATTTTTGACCACTAAGTTTTAGCTCTTCCGGATACATTGCTGCGAGCCAAATAGTGCACCCATTACTACCAGAGTACTCGACCTCAAATGCCGGCTCTGGATTTGAGTACACCTCAATAATTGTTCCAACGTCCCCGATGCAAGGGTTCCGTTCGTAATCTGCACTCGACTTTGAAAAGCGCTCGTCTCGAAGTGCAATGACTTGGACAACATCGTATGGCTTCATGTCGGGGCCTAACGTTTGGTTAAGGGGCGGGCTTTAGCCCGTCCCGAGTGAGCGAAGCGAACGGCTTGAACCGCTAGTTAGGTGCATACCTACTCGGTATAGGCTTGGATATAGAAATAATCCGCGTTGCTACCGACACCAAAAAATGAGATAGAGCGCATACCTTGCAAATGTTCCCATCGCATGGTGAAGTCATTTGTGAAGGATGGGGTTTGAGCCTTTATGCCAATTGAGCCTAGTGTGCTCTTGTTGAATGGAAGTGTGTCGATACCTTCAACCGTAATCCAGTCAGCCTTGCCTTTGATAAAGGTAATTTCAGTCTCCGCTTTTTCATATATGCACTTACGTCCGTATTTTGTACTCGTGCACTCTGTCGGCTGGCCAACCATCTCTGCTACTGCTGCCTCTGATTTTCCGATGATTCCGGGCACGTCAATTAGTGTGTCATCAGCCAATAATACTTGCGACGAAAGAACGGCGATTGCAATTACGAGTGCTTTCATGCGGTGATAATCCTGTGTGGTTGTACCTAACGTTTGGTTAAGGGGCTGGCTTTAGCCCAATGTCATCAACTTAAGCTCCCAGCCCTGCCTGGAGCAAGCAAATCCAGGGCTTGAGCGCTCGGTTGCAGCAGCACCGCCACCGGTTTTGCTCCCCGATTCAGCGCATGTGTAACCTTGGCGGCAGCTTAATGGGCGCCAATTCGCCTTAGCGAGCGGGTTTCTCTTTTTCCGGGCGAGCGCGTACCGACCGCTTCTGGCCAGCTTTTTTGCACGGCGTTTTTGGCGGTAGTGCGGGTTCTCAGCGCGTCGGTTTGGCCCCCTCGCAGCCGCGGCTGGCCGGGCGCTTGCGCTTACGCGGGAAGCTGCGCCCTGGACGCACGGCGCTGAGACTGTTGGTCATCAGCGCCAGCACGTTGGCCAGCCCCTGAGCACAGGGGCGCACCAGCAGCTCAACCAAGGTGTTCTTGAGGCGCGACACCCCTTGGGTGAAGTTGACCTTCCAGCGCAACTTGCGGCCTTTGTGGCGCTGCTCGATGACCGGTTGCAGCAGGTAGTTCATCAGCAGCCCCAGATTCTTCAGCAGTTGCCCGGCATGAAAGTCCTGCTTCACCGCTACCACGCTGCGACCGCTGAAGTTGTCCAGACTCAGGGTCTGCTTGACGCGGCGGTAGTCCGTCTCGATGCCCCATCGGCGGTGGTAGAGATCCGCAAACACCTCGGCCGGGAAGGCCTGCCGGTCCAGCAGAGAGGTCAGCAACACTTCGCTTTCACCGCTCGCCAGCTCGACCCGAACCAAGCGTAATTCGACCTGGCCCGTGGGATCGACGCCGGCCTCGGTACAAAACAAGCGCGCTTCTGGATGACTGGCCGCGAAGAACAGCGTGTCCTCGACCTGACCCGACCGGAGAAACTGTTTGACCTGCGCGTTGTAGCCACAAGGCAGGCGCATCAGGAAATGCCGCCGTTGCTGCTCGAACAGCGCGAACAACCAGTGCCCAGGGTAGCCGCGATCAAACAGCGTCAGGCTGTCAGGGGGCAGATGCGCGAGATGCAAGTGGGTGCAATCACGCTCGCCGACTTCGAATGGCACGATCAGGCTGTGCAGCGTTTGGCCGTCGGCGACGTCGTAGAGCATGGACAGGCGGGCAACGGGAAACTCGCTGTGGCTGCCAAAGAAGCGCGTCATGGCCGGCTCCAGCGGTAAATGTACGGTGGAGCCATCCACGGCGAGTACGCGTAGCCCGCACCACGTCTGGCGCAGCCCGAGGCTGTCGATCTGGTGCTGAAGGACTTGGTTAAGGCTCTCGAAGACCTCGGGCTTGAGCTTGCTGCGAGCCTTGCTGAAGGCTTGCGCGGTAACCACCTGGGTCTCGGCCGAGGCCTGATTTAGCACGCGATAGAACTGATCGAGTTCGGTCTGCAAGGCGGTGCGCGGCTGATTGAGCAAGAACAGGACGAGGTTCTTGAAGGTCAGCTGACGTCGGCGGGTAAAGTCTTGAGGGTGCTGGCGGTGGGTATCGATGAAGGCGGGACAATCAAGCTGGCTGGTTATTTTTTGTACAATTTTCAGGCCAGGGTTTGCTGGGCGGTGTCAAACGGTGTGGAATGAGAGGCCATAAGGAGTTTTCCTATGCGCTAATTTGAGCGCTAATTATATGATATTTATAGAGAAACTGCTTAAGTTGATGACATTGGGCTTTAGCCAGTCTCAGTGAGCGAAGCGAACGATTTGAACCGCTAGTTATGTGCTTCACTTGAGCCATTGGTCTTACTCGTCTTGGTTTGTAGCCTTGGCTGATTATATTAAAACCTCACCGTATTGACGGTATTTCTAATTTCAGTAGAGGTTAGTGCATAACGCCCCAGTCAGCAGCCTAGCAATGTGCCAGCTTTTACGATTTTTTTTGTAAACCATGGGCGGCGCTGTAGGATTTGTTGAATTGATTCGTTACGCATAGGCCTGAGAACTACATTCCAATTTTTCGGTATGAAACTATGTGAGCAAGAAATAGTTTACAGTACCTTTCGTTAAACCTGATTTTGTACTCGTTTTCATCCTCTGATAGCTTCACCCAGCCATCGCCGAAATACTCGTTGATGTTGTCGACAGCTTCACACTTATTAATTAGATGCTTCTTATTCCATTGATAGGTGCATGACAAAACCATAACACCATTGATAGCAGTTGCCTCCTTTAAAGCATCAACCATGCTCTGTGGTGATTCACATTGATCTAGAACGTTTAAGCAAATTACTAAATCAAACTTCCCTGCAACTAATCCGCGTTCAAAGGGTGGGCGGCCGCGGAAACTGAGTGCAACACCTGACCTTTCCGGTAAGGTGCGGCCCAATGGAATATCACGAACTCAGCATTGAAGAGCGCGCCACGATTCAAGTGGGTCGGTTGCATGGCATGAGCCAGCAAGCAATTGCCCAAGCACTTGGTCGCAACCGCTCCACGATCAGTCGTGAACTGCGACGTAACACCGGCTCCAACGGCATCTATCACGCACCTACGGCCCAGGGGCATATGCGTCAACGTCGAGAGGCGTGTCGCCCGCAAAAGAAGCTAGTGCCGGGCAGCGAACTGCTTGAGTTGGTGGTGGAGTTGCTGCGAAAAAACTTCTCTCCCGAACAGATTGCCGGCAAGCTGCGCAGCATGGATATTCCCAGTTTTGAAGATGCTTACGTTTGCCGCGAGACGATCTACAGCGCGGTCTATGCCCTGCCTGTGGGCGAGCTGCGCAAGGAGCTGATCCAGTGCCTGCGCCAGGGCAAGAGTACGCGTAGGCCGCGTGCAGGGGGCGTTGATCGGCGCAACCAGATCCCGGAGATGGTGAGCATCCATCTGCGTCCGCCAGAGATTGAAGACCGCTTGATGCCGGGGCACTGGGAAGGTGATCTGATCAAAGGCAAGGCCAACGCCTCTGCTGTGGGCACGCTGAACGAGCGCAGTAGCAATTACCTGATGCTGATCAAGATGAACGATGCAACGGCAACTTCGGCGGTTGAGGGTTTCAGTGCGGCCCTCAACCGGATGCCGCTGGCTGTGCGCAAGAGCATGACCTACGACCAGGGCAGGGAAATGACCCGGCATGCTGAGATCACCCAGAAAACAGGGGTGGCAATCTACTTCTGCGACCCGCACAGCCCCTGGCAGCGCGGCAGCAACGAGAACATCAATGGCCTGATTCGCCAGTATCTGCCCAAGGGCACGGACTTGTCTGTATGTAGCCAGGAACAGCTGGATGCCATCGCTTATGAGTTGAACATTCGTCCACGTAAGCGCTTCAACTGGAAGTGCCCAATTGAGGTGATGTCAGAGATGATGGAAAAAGCGATGACGATGCAACATGATGCGCCCGCTTCAATTCAATAACCGTGTTGCACTCAGCTCCTGCAACCGCCGTGCTTTGATTAGAGAAAAATTAATATGACTACAATCTTTTGTTATCGACTCAGTTTGAAAATATAAACTCTCTAATTCGCTTGCGCTCTTGATATAGGGAAATTCACAGCCACTGCCGTCAATTAGTATTCGTTTGAAATTTGAGAGCAGTCGTTGAGATGGTTCAACTACAGTAACGGACTTTATATCAGCATATTTTTTTACTAGCTCGTAGCAATTCCTGCCAAGAGCAGGTCCTACCTCAAGAACAGTTTCCGGAGAAATAGAGTCCCTCTCAAGAGCGCTGCTTATAAAACGAGCCACATTACTAGTGTGATCTGATAAAATAAAATAATCGGGTACTGACTTAGATTTGCTTTTTAGGACTTCATGTACTCCGTCATCTCGTAACTTATCTAGCCACTGCATTTCAAAGTAAGCAGCTAAGCCTTTTTTATCTATGTAAAAATCATCCATGTATTAAACCTGGTAGGTAATTAATGTCTTTCGGAGTGCATAACGTTTGGTTAAGGGGCTGACTTTAGCCAGTCCCAGTGAGCGAAGCGAACGATTTGAGTGCTGCTAGGCAACCGTTGATTAGCCTGCAGATCGTTCGCATTTGTGGCCTGAAAAAGTATCAAAAATCTGACGGTGTGCGTGGTACGACCATTGATCTTGACGTTCATAGTAGCCGGCAACCCAAGTTTGTAGATTCTCTAGCATTTCATCTTGAGCTTGCTGAGACGAATACTTATGAGGTTCCCATGGGCGATGTCGGTTGTGCTCAAGACAGACCTCAAGCCCAGGGTTAAGAAAGATCAACTCAGAGCAATAACTTGTAGTTGCTTCAATGAGTTCGCCGTAGCAGCCCTCAATAACCCAATTTTTATGGGTGGTAAGAAATGCTCGAAGTGATTCGCTCACAGCTTCTGGTGCCCGTGGAACAGCAATTTTGCCGGGTTCCCATACGATTGAATCAAGATCGAGATGGGCCAATCCGTGATCTTGAACTAGGCACTGAGCAAGCGTGGATTTTCCCGAGCCGGAGTTGCCAAAGATAAGAATTTTCATTAGGCCTAACGTTTGGTTAAGGGGCGGGCTTTAGCCCGTCCTGAGTGAGCGCAGCGAACGGTTTGATCCATTTGTTATATTCCGGTTAACTCCAGATGGAGTAGTGGAAATGGGTTGCCCTGCCCATCTAATGGGGAACGACCAGTTACACCAAAGCCTAAATGCTCATAAAATCCGGTTGCATCAGGGTTCTGTTCGTTAACATCGACTTTTCGCGCCCCCTGATTTTTTATGGCATTTTTTAGTAATAGTGATCCGATGCCTTTATTTCTGTACGATGGAGATATAAAAAGCATTTCAATATTTTGTTCTGCGACCCCAATGAAGCCAACGATTGCATTGCTTTCATCTTTAGCAACTCGCAAATCCACTGCGTCGAAATAATGCTCAAGTATTAGAGGTTTAAGAGAGTCAATATTCTCTTCGTTCAGGAAATCATGTGTGGCACGCACTGATGACTCCCAGATTTCTATTAACACCAAATAGTCGCTTTTTGTGACTGTGTCGATCTGCATACGTACCTTAGGAATATAACGTTTGGTTAAGGGGCGGGCTTTAGCCCGTCCCAGTGAGCGCAGCGAACGGTTTGAACCACTTGTTAGCCGTTTTTCACTCTGGATTTACGTATTTTCGCAGTATGAAAATACCCGCCGCCATATGAGCGGCCTAGCATTAAGAACAATGTACATGACGAAATACTCAGTGCCAGCAAGGCGAAGTAAAACCAATTTATAGACTTCTCAATGCCGAACTCTGGTAGAGAATAAAATAGTAGCAGCGCCCAAAGTATAAAAACATAAATGCTAATTATTTGGTTGATTTTTGAAACCGATATTGATGAAGGTCCGGTAATGAGGTGAACAGCTTTTTCACTGAGATTACTTGTTGAATTTCTAGACATTACAATTTTATAAAGAGGCCCTGTAACTTTATCCTCTAGTACGTCAACATGCTTTTCCCAGTTCTCTTGCCAAAATTTGCTCCCTCTATTGACGCATACCCACGCAAAAGAAAAAACAAAGCCGAGACAGGAAAGGATTACTGTAAGGTCTTGTTTGTTTTGGGCTGATGAGGCTTGTATAGCAAGAAAGCCAGCCATTGTTGCGCCGATAAATGTCCAAAAATATGACGCGCGCTTCCAATATAGTTCGATTTCGAATTTTCTTATGTCGAGTGCCTGCTTTAGAGCCTCGACCTCTTTGCCTTTGAATGCGAGCTCATACTCTTCGGGGGTTATTTCTTTTGTCGTGATATTTTCGGTCATATTCTTATGGCTAACGTTTGGTTAAGGGGCGGGCTTTAGCCCAATGTCATCAACTTAAGCAGTTTCTCTATAAATATCATATAATTAGCGCTCAAATTAGCGCATAGGAAAACTCCTTATGGCCTCTCATTCCACACCGTTTGACACCGCCCAGCAAACCCTGGCCTGAAAATTGTACAAAAAATAACCAGCCAGCTTGATTGTCCCGCCTTCATCGATACCCACCGCCAGCACCCTCAAGACTTTACCCGCCGACGTCAGCTGACCTTCAAGAACCTCGTCCTGTTCTTGCTCAATCAGCCGCGCACCGCCTTGCAGACCGAACTCGATCAGTTCTATCGCGTGCTAAATCAGGCCTCGGCCGAGACCCAGGTGGTTACCGCGCAAGCCTTCAGCAAGGCTCGCAGCAAGCTCAAGCCCGAGGTCTTCGAGAGCCTTAACCAAGTCCTTCAGCACCAGATCGACAGCCTCGGGCTGCGCCAGACGTGGTGCGGGCTACGCGTACTCGCCGTGGATGGCTCCACCGTACATTTACCGCTGGAGCCGGCCATGACGCGCTTCTTTGGCAGCCACAGCGAGTTTCCCGTTGCCCGCCTGTCCATGCTCTACGACGTCGCCGACGGCCAAACGCTGCACAGCCTGATCGTGCCATTCGAAGTCGGCGAGCGTGATTGCACCCACTTGCATCTCGCGCATCTGCCCCCTGACAGCCTGACGCTGTTTGATCGCGGCTACCCTGGGCACTGGTTGTTCGCGCTGTTCGAGCAGCAACGGCGGCATTTCCTGATGCGCCTGCCTTGTGGCTACAACGCGCAGGTCAAACAGTTTCTCCGGTCGGGTCAGGTCGAGGACACGCTGTTCTTCGCGGCCAGTCATCCAGAAGCGCGCTTGTTTTGTACCGAGGCCGGCGTCGATCCCACGGGCCAGGTCGAATTACGCTTGGTTCGGGTCGAGCTGGCGAGCGGTGAAAGCGAAGTGTTGCTGACCTCTCTGCTGGACCGGCAGGCCTTCCCGGCCGAGGTGTTTGCGGATCTCTACCACCGCCGATGGGGCATCGAGACGGACTACCGCCGCGTCAAGCAGACCCTGAGTCTGGACAACTTCAGCGGTCGCAGCGTGGTAGCGGTGAAGCAGGACTTTCATGCCGGGCAACTGCTGAAGAATCTGGGGCTGCTGATGAACTACCTGCTGCAACCGGTCATCGAGCAGCGCCACAAAGGCCGCAAGTTGCGCTGGAAGGTCAACTTCACCCAAGGGGTGTCGCGCCTCAAGAACACCTTGGTTGAGCTGCTGGTGCGCCCCTGTGCTCAGGGGCTGGCCAACGTGCTGGCGCTGATGACCAACAGTC encodes:
- a CDS encoding VRR-NUC domain-containing protein, which produces MQTVFGFPMQPQLDPSLYYLCNFHKALAWLRERHHDLLLAEEQAFLRRFGELALPSQALLVRMIMRKGPHFRASKLAYAEIGCPRHAAQALLDAGWIRHDAELALAELFELLRKEELLEAFAARAHKALKKPQLLAQLTAEHSRSRSFADWCPRLDEQVYSLAINPLCERLRLLFFGNLQQDWSAFVLADLGIFRYEPVALSADSRVFTQRAEVDCYLALQRCHERGEAGEPVAEVLQQIAALDCATPFLAMRRAKLRFRLGQHLERAGELENALACYVDCPFTGARLRRIRVLEGLGRAADAHALASQAAVAAENEAEAQGLERVLLRLRRQLGLPQPRKPKPPAPARLDLCLPKPAGHSVEYGVKLHLSEADAPVHYVENSLICSLFGLLCWPAIFAPLPGAFFHPFQSGPLDLLSPDFQPRRAELFATCLAQLDSDAYKSTIRQTYADKYGIQSPFVFWNALDQQLLEQALDCLPAAHLRAWFQRLLADIKANRAGMPDLIQFWPAQRRYRMIEVKGPGDRLQDNQRRWLAFCAEHGMPVDVCYVQWADA
- a CDS encoding 3-isopropylmalate dehydratase; the protein is MRLICAVLPLLALAGCSSFQAAPDKVTAVPSERLLAYQQPVEGSGLIVVNRDLGMLGGGCYVAVLVDRQVAARIGIGEQARFHVPPGNRVVGIGIDEADDTLCGKGRLRRELAVRVAEGESQHLRIISEAKSGFDIRPATP
- a CDS encoding DUF808 domain-containing protein encodes the protein MAGTSLLALLDDIASMLDDVASMTKIAAKKSAGMLGDDLALNAQQVSGVKAERELPVVWAVAKGSLLNKLILVPAALVISLLAPWVVTPLLMLGGAFLCYEGFETLAHKLRPSKDKEQAHKAELTAALTNPAIDLVAFERDKIKGAVRTDFILSAEIIVITLGTVTGQPLATQLGVLAGIALLMTVCVYGLVAGIVKLDDGGLYLSQRSGSGLIGRLQRSIGGGILSAAPYLMKSLAVIGTVAMFMVGGGILSHGIPGAHALIEGFAHGLQAVPTLGGALATITPTLLDMLLGVLAGALVLVGVTALGRLYRVFKPA
- a CDS encoding DUF4926 domain-containing protein, with amino-acid sequence MKPYDVVQVIALRDERFSKSSADYERNPCIGDVGTIIEVYSNPEPAFEVEYSGSNGCTIWLAAMYPEELKLSGQK
- a CDS encoding IS4 family transposase — its product is MKIVQKITSQLDCPAFIDTHRQHPQDFTRRRQLTFKNLVLFLLNQPRTALQTELDQFYRVLNQASAETQVVTAQAFSKARSKLKPEVFESLNQVLQHQIDSLGLRQTWCGLRVLAVDGSTVHLPLEPAMTRFFGSHSEFPVARLSMLYDVADGQTLHSLIVPFEVGERDCTHLHLAHLPPDSLTLFDRGYPGHWLFALFEQQRRHFLMRLPCGYNAQVKQFLRSGQVEDTLFFAASHPEARLFCTEAGVDPTGQVELRLVRVELASGESEVLLTSLLDRQAFPAEVFADLYHRRWGIETDYRRVKQTLSLDNFSGRSVVAVKQDFHAGQLLKNLGLLMNYLLQPVIEQRHKGRKLRWKVNFTQGVSRLKNTLVELLVRPCAQGLANVLALMTNSLSAVRPGRSFPRKRKRPASRGCEGAKPTR
- a CDS encoding IS30 family transposase, encoding MEYHELSIEERATIQVGRLHGMSQQAIAQALGRNRSTISRELRRNTGSNGIYHAPTAQGHMRQRREACRPQKKLVPGSELLELVVELLRKNFSPEQIAGKLRSMDIPSFEDAYVCRETIYSAVYALPVGELRKELIQCLRQGKSTRRPRAGGVDRRNQIPEMVSIHLRPPEIEDRLMPGHWEGDLIKGKANASAVGTLNERSSNYLMLIKMNDATATSAVEGFSAALNRMPLAVRKSMTYDQGREMTRHAEITQKTGVAIYFCDPHSPWQRGSNENINGLIRQYLPKGTDLSVCSQEQLDAIAYELNIRPRKRFNWKCPIEVMSEMMEKAMTMQHDAPASIQ
- a CDS encoding P-loop NTPase family protein, whose translation is MKILIFGNSGSGKSTLAQCLVQDHGLAHLDLDSIVWEPGKIAVPRAPEAVSESLRAFLTTHKNWVIEGCYGELIEATTSYCSELIFLNPGLEVCLEHNRHRPWEPHKYSSQQAQDEMLENLQTWVAGYYERQDQWSYHAHRQIFDTFSGHKCERSAG
- a CDS encoding acetyltransferase, whose translation is MQIDTVTKSDYLVLIEIWESSVRATHDFLNEENIDSLKPLILEHYFDAVDLRVAKDESNAIVGFIGVAEQNIEMLFISPSYRNKGIGSLLLKNAIKNQGARKVDVNEQNPDATGFYEHLGFGVTGRSPLDGQGNPFPLLHLELTGI
- a CDS encoding RipA family octameric membrane protein, yielding MTENITTKEITPEEYELAFKGKEVEALKQALDIRKFEIELYWKRASYFWTFIGATMAGFLAIQASSAQNKQDLTVILSCLGFVFSFAWVCVNRGSKFWQENWEKHVDVLEDKVTGPLYKIVMSRNSTSNLSEKAVHLITGPSSISVSKINQIISIYVFILWALLLFYSLPEFGIEKSINWFYFALLALSISSCTLFLMLGRSYGGGYFHTAKIRKSRVKNG
- a CDS encoding IS4 family transposase — its product is MKIVQKITSQLDCPAFIDTHRQHPQDFTRRRQLTFKNLVLFLLNQPRTALQTELDQFYRVLNQASAETQVVTAQAFSKARSKLKPEVFESLNQVLQHQIDSLGLRQTWCGLRVLAVDGSTVHLPLEPAMTRFFGSHSEFPVARLSMLYDVADGQTLHSLIVPFEVGERDCTHLHLAHLPPDSLTLFDRGYPGHWLFALFEQQRRHFLMRLPCGYNAQVKQFLRSGQVEDTLFFAASHPEARLFCTEAGVDPTGQVELRLVRVELASGESEVLLTSLLDRQAFPAEVFADLYHRRWGIETDYRRVKQTLSLDNFSGRSVVAVKQDFHAGQLLKNLGLLMNYLLQPVIEQRHKGRKLRWKVNFTQGVSRLKNTLVELLVRPCAQGLANVLALMTNSLSAVRPGRSFPRKRKRPASRGCEGAKPTR